In Osmia lignaria lignaria isolate PbOS001 chromosome 13, iyOsmLign1, whole genome shotgun sequence, the DNA window ACTCATCCCTAGATATATGTCCCATCTGCTTGCCCAACTTATATCAGATTTTGTCCATTCCAcagaatataaaaacaaaaGTTTTGTTCCTTTTGGATTAACAAACTGAGGATTTCCATGTGTTGGCAATATGCAGGTATTTCCTTCAAACTTTAATTGACTTACATCAACCGATCGAGCTTCTACTTCAAATCCAACCACTCTGAATTCGTTTCTACAAAAATAAACGTGACTATAATTTAATACAGCTCCATTTGTAtatgcatgtatgtatgtatatatatgctGGTCATGAGAGAGCATACTTTTTATCTAACAAATTTTTACTCGTGCTGCGCATCTCTATTTAGGATCTACACATTCCGTAATTTATGGTAACGCAAGCGCTCTTACGACGACCGGGACGCCGAGAGCACATACAAGGTGTCCCAAAATGAGTGTAAGCCGCTTAAGGGAGTGGTAGCTaagatgattctgaacaacgttttcctttgcgaaaaagcttcgtttttgaattattaaggaaaaacagtGGCCAATCCGAGCGCGCATAGAGCAAGGGTTATACCCAGAAGATAGAAGGTCTCATGATTTCTAACTTTTGTTAATCACAGGGTGTTCTATCCTTTGGGTGAAGTACCTTTTTCATATCGTCAACGTACCATTAGATTTTgcgaatatattaaaaaaaaaaataagtacaACATTTCTCTTTTCTTGTACATTTACGACATCATCATTCTGTTCGTATATTTCTATCCACCATGTGTATGACCATGAAGTAGGATATAAGTTAAAATTCTTCCCAGGCTTAGTGAGATACGCGAATTAAGTATACTCTCTTGTGAACGGCAGTGTAAATTCCAATTGTATATATGAGATTTGTACTAACTCTCCATATTTATGATAACTTAGTTTTAGTTTAAGATAATTATTGATATAATATTGGTCATTCATGATTCCACCCAAACGATATCCATGGTATACAATCACATTATTCGTATCTTTATGAATCTTTTTTGTTGCTGCTGGTAAATTATCAATTAATCTAAGgacaaataaaatttgttacaaaGGGACATTTAACGCAATTTAAAGACTTATAAATCTACCTACAGGTGTACAGTATAATCATGTTGAATACGTTCTATAACACGCTGTGACTCTTCTTCATTCCATGTCATAAGATTAGATGGTCCATGACATAATAATTTACAGCTTTTATTTTGTGCCATTAGCACTTCATATGGTGTATTTACaattctatataaaaataaattgtattattttaaaagaataacATAAAAGTAATTAAGAAATCTTACCTATCACCACGTAATACCTCTCCTAAGTTTTCAGATTTATAAATCAAAGTTCCATTTTTTGGTATACAAAAAGGAATAGAATAATACTCAAATGGCAACTGTGTATGAGTGCTGGTCATTTTAACTGCTTTAACATCAATCTTTTGCCCCTTTTTAAACTCCACAGGAGCAACACCCGGCACGTAAAAGCCATTTGTTTCAATCAATAAGgatattattacaaatatagCACTACTACTTTTTAACCTTTcctaaaacaaaaaaacaatatACATACACTAAACTGTACAACCATTACATTTTAATGCATGAATTGGTTTTAATAACATctacataattataataaagcATAGATTCAAAgggatttatttatatatatatatatgatataaacacaaatatatattaatttctaaCTAATTATTAAAGTCGACAACACTTTTATTTAAACTGTTTTATTACAACTATGACAAACAATGCTATTAATTTCGTGACAAAACTATTACGGTTGTACAAATATACGCGTTTTATGCTTAGaaaatattatatcaaaaaAGAATTGCCACGTTAAGTTTacatttctacttttcaatattttttaaatataattaacttCTAATAATGCTTACCATCCTACAATATTATTTACGTCAAAGGCGCGCCACGCCGTTACCCCTCACTTTATTCTTGATTACTCTACTGACAAAGTTCTCACTCTGTTCACGTCAAAAATGAAGTTTACTTCAATATGAAGTTTGTATAGAAACGTTTATCAGTAAAACAACATTAAAAGTAATTCCTCATAAAATCCCTAGAGACGAGAGAGTCTCGAAGAAAATGACGATTGCGTGGGAGGAAACcccatataataatattaaattccataacaatagtttttaataattaaaaactatGTTACCTTTTTCCAAATTACTTTTAATCAATCTAAATATGATCACAATTAAGCGTTTGAGCATTTTTACTTCCCCTGTAACGCTATTTTTCTTAGGGATACCTACTCTACCCGATCTTATAGCTGATTAtttcttatcaattttattcatctcacatatttataaataattcacCAGTAATATGTAATACATTGAATATTTGGTGTTACTTAAAGTATTTTATTACATAACAGGTGATTATTATTACATTCTTTCTTGAAATTCCCGCAATTTTTTACTCTTGAAAATAGAAAGGAAgtaatcttttataaatatgaaatgcTGTTTATTCacacatttatttaattaatttatgtatCATAAATtcttaaaatgttaaaattattattcttgtGGCTGTATAACATCACTTTTTATAAAGAATGGAAACATTTTTACCAAATAATAGTAGATGTTTTGATCAAGCTTTTCCGAGCGAAAAAATATATCCCCGAAAAGGAAAATATCGTCCCACGTGGGGACTCGTTTAATTACAAGTTACGTTATTTAGATATGCATCTGTTcggttaatttttatttcagaacAATGGTACAGGTGAGTGGAAACTTTTAAACATATTATTTGGTTCAAATTTCGTAAAATTTGTCTGAATCAATGCATTTTTCTATCAGGTCTATTGGAAAtttttgattgttttttttccgTTGTCATCCATTAGTAAATAGGAAAGATGGCAGCAGATTATTGCGCTTTTTTCCTCTACATCCACAGATCCgacatttttcttaaaattaagCCATTTTACAAGTTTTTGTTTAATAGTTGTATAAAACCATTCACGTCCAGTTTTATGAACAGAATTGAGCGGGTaccttattttttaaatgaaatgtagttaacattgaaataaataaaatacataatttttgaATGTCGAACTGGTGTCAAATAAGGTGTAAGACGAcatacaaattttgaaaaattctgtaTTGTTTTACCGAGTGTAAACATTTCAGTGTTTGATGAATGAAGAATTCATTATGAGTTACTTTCaagtattattacttttttaaataaaatatgatgAAAATGAGGgtataaatacatttttcacTACATGACATGCCtgtttgaattttttcattacaATGTGATATGTTTGCTTTCCAAAACTAATCAATTATTTTTGCAGGCAATCGATGAAATGGAACAAAGGGATCTCCCACAGGCATTCCGTTTGCTGGGGGAGATGAATGCCAATGTATTGCAAGTGAATCAACTTGTGGACAACATGTTAATTCGTGTTAAAAATGGAGAAATTTCTACAGACAAGGGTCTTAGTTTTTTGGAAATGAAATATCATATGTTACTTTCATATTTGATTAATTTGACTTATGTAGTTCTGAGAAAATGTTCAGGAGAACGTATAGAAGGAGATTCATCGATTGATCGTTTAATCGAAATCAGAACAGTCCTAGAAAAAATCCGACCAATAGATCACAAACTTAAGTATCAAATAGATAAACTTGTTAAGACTGCTGTAACTGGTACTATCAACAGTGATGATCCAACTAATTTTAAAGCTAATCCTGATGCATTTGATACCAATGATGAAGAATCTGACAGTGATCAGGGTGATGCAGATGAAGGTTTTAAATCAACACAATCAAGGAAATCTAATGTTTATGTACCACCAAAACTTGCTGCAGTACATTATGGTTAATATATCTAtcaatttatattgtatttttagTAATATCAATCATTTGAATATTTTGTGTTGCCGTTATAGATGGAGATGAAACAGTTGCGGATAAAATTCGTAAAGCCGGAGAAAGGGTTCGCAGACGCGCTGTATCGGGTGCTGTTTTACGGGAATTAAAGGAAGAATATTTAGATGCGCCTATCGAAGACACACATGGTTTAGGAGAAAAACAAACTAGTCTAGGTCGTGAGAATAAACGGAAAATAGAATATGAAGAAAATTACATGACACGTTTGCCTGTTACTAAACAAGAAAAACACAGACGTCGTCAAATGACTACTGTTGGTACACTTGGAGAAGAAATTACATCGTTTGGAGAATCGTCTTTTGTATctgctaaaaaaagaaaaactcagAAGAAAGGCAAAGCCAAAAAAAGTAAGTCTTTCGTATGGTAAatgttattgaaatttaatatttatcacgTAATTTGGATTGTTTTTACAGGTTTCAAGAAAAAAAGGCATCATTAAATCGactttataaaaatttgaaaagctgAATTTCATACAGCGTTAATAATTAAGGTAAAATGCaaatttcttcaattcttcttgACAAATGCAGATGCCATTAATACTCGTTACTAAGTTAAGCTAAATAACTCATAAACAACTAGTAATAAAAGCCAACCATCAACGGTGAAGTAAATAGCACGATGGTAATTTATTACTACATAAGACATACTAATGGTCGTGTAATTGATAATTATagttaataatgattttaatcTTTAATTGTTGTCTGAGATCAATTTTTATCTATGGAGTTGAAATGTTCCGTGAGtcacaaagaaaaaaaatggtatctCTACGATATTAAGTACATGAAAAATAATGTCAAGGTACATACGAGCTTAACTTACAAAAAAAAGTATTACGTGTAACCGTGACGCATTTAATCAAAGAATGGATTTCGGCTCCAAGATTTAAAATTGTAAGTTAAACGCAAAAGTTGAAAGCAGAAAATTTGTCTgctttattttgaaatattctcCAGCTAtagatgaaacaaaaaaaaaaaaaaaatcagtaacGTAGCAGGAGGGATGATATCGAATTAATTGTTACAGAAGCGTAAAAATCACAAGACATTCAAtgcaaaaattagaaaattcaagtttaataagaaaaaagaaaatgactaGAAATTGCAACCACTCTGCAAATTCTAAGAATAATGTTTATCGTGCGATATCACGTGTCTTAGGATTTTCTCGCTATTTTAGAGTAGTATAGTAGTTAATagttttactattatatgtatatttcgttTGTATTTTCCCCTGGTAAACTGTTGAGGCTATTATATCTCGATGTGAATCATATTTTATGTTAAGTTTCATTCTTTTACAATGTGTCCATGCATTGTACTTGttgttttaattttgaattgcTTTCATTTAGTTGTTAAActtatattaaaagtaatataaGGATAACACGAATgtgtcaaaattcaaaattgatattgccaatttcttaattactatttaagTTTACTGTATTTAGTTTCTTAGGGAGGGGGTATGTGTGATATTGGAGTAAAAACTAATATACGAAGACTAGAGCGAAAATCACTTCTGCAATAGAATAAAGAATTTGTACAACAAATTATAGGGATAAATCCGTCTCTTGCGCTTAAATAGGTTCCATTTTTTAAGTGTTAGACGTAATTCTGGGTATTTTCTTAAACCCAAATGCAATGTTTCCTTTTTAAAGTAAAGGaaagataaatattaatatgcACTTAATACAGCTCATACATGGATATTGGTATCCATTACTCGTTCCTGCAGAAGTGATCCGCATCACCTTCAAAAGTACGAATTCGTTACATGCTAACCAAGGGCTCAACCATCCatagatattatattttttacaaaagtGTTCATAGATTGAGCCAACTTGGTAATGCGTAATGTTACATATGCCCTCTCTTTTTCAATCTGTGAAGACGATTAAAATGTGATAAATTATTCATGAAATAATAGTTAAAGAAACTAACAGAATAGCACAATTGCTGGGCATTATTTACAAGTGCTAGCAAGCCTAATGTCAGCAGCCTTGTCGTATTTGGTAATGAAGTTGGAATACTGAATAGCGGGAAGATTTTGATGAATAATACGAAGGTACCCTTACAAAATCTCATGCTCGTGTTTAATGTACGGCATGCGTGAAATAATACAAAATCACAATAGGTTTCAAAATTTGCCCGAAATTTAGTTTTCTCATACTTTATACATAGATGATAATTTTTGAAGCACACTTACAACTGAAATAACTGTAAGTCCAAAATACTAACTTGTATGAGTGAGTGTGTGAGTGAGTGAGtaagcgagcgagcgagcgagtgtatgtgtgtatatataatgtatatgttattatgtatttatatatacatatgtacctcCAACATGTGTTTCCTCATTTTTACATTCTAAAATGTTTGTAACTGCGCATTAAATACTATTACGTTGTTTGTAACAAATAGAATTATCGCCGATAATCTAAATTGAAAAGTTTACTCGTATATTATTACATTTGTTTATTAAGCATAGTTTCCTAGACATGTTTTACATATTTTGGACTTATAGTAAAAGTGTATGGGtgtgaaaaatatgatacacATATCCACATACACAACATATAGCAGCAAAGTAATAGGATTACATTGAATACACTACCTCAAATCAATAGAAATATGGATTTACAATAATATAACTGCGTCAGTTACGTTTACATTGTTGTGCCGTTGTTTAGTTATACATTTACTGATACTACAGTTTTGTTGTGAAATATAATAGAATGTATTATGCCTTATGAAAAGAGAGGTATCTAGAATTTGTTATCTCTGACCTGCTTAGCAGGAGTAAATCTTTTAGCAATGTACAAAGAAAGCACAAAGTATGTAAACGTTACTGTAAGCAGTGAGTTTAAAGTAGTCCTTCAAATTCAACAACGCTGCCGAATACCAAATTAAAAGGAGAAACAAGATATCTTTGCAGCAAAAATGAGATTAGAATGATTTATTGAATACATTCATAGTTTGAAGGATGTATGTACTGTTTCGtttattgataaattttgtataatttatgtACTAAGACAATTCAATGTGtgtgagagaaaaaaaagcgcGCGCAAGAGGAAGAGTTTACCTGTATATTACAAacgattattattaatgaattattattattattattattattattattattatgaataactattattattatgattattatattatcattatcatcatcatcatcatcatcatcatcatcatcatcatcatcatcatcatcatcattatcatcatcatcatcatcatcatgtAGAATGCTTCTTACTGACTGAATAAAATGTTTTCAATGTCGATAATTATACAAATAATAAGTAAGTccttgtattgtttaaattcaaatttgaaaattatagttAGAAATACATTTTGCTAGATTCTTTCGCTAGTGAATTTTAAGTTTCACGTTGGTACTATCGTTTTGAATTTGAGACATTCGAGTGCATCTTCGCAACGTATGTCAACGGACGTATCTCCTCGATTCCTTTCAGACGGTCTGCCTGTCGTTGATCTGTGGCACGGCCGACGTGGTGGTA includes these proteins:
- the LOC117602422 gene encoding neuroguidin isoform X3, with the protein product MVQAIDEMEQRDLPQAFRLLGEMNANVLQVNQLVDNMLIRVKNGEISTDKGLSFLEMKYHMLLSYLINLTYVVLRKCSGERIEGDSSIDRLIEIRTVLEKIRPIDHKLKYQIDKLVKTAVTGTINSDDPTNFKANPDAFDTNDEESDSDQGDADEGFKSTQSRKSNVYVPPKLAAVHYDGDETVADKIRKAGERVRRRAVSGAVLRELKEEYLDAPIEDTHGLGEKQTSLGRENKRKIEYEENYMTRLPVTKQEKHRRRQMTTVGTLGEEITSFGESSFVSAKKRKTQKKGKAKKSFKKKRHH
- the LOC117602422 gene encoding neuroguidin isoform X1, translated to MAADYCAFFLYIHRSDIFLKIKPFYKFLFNSCIKPFTSSFMNRIERAIDEMEQRDLPQAFRLLGEMNANVLQVNQLVDNMLIRVKNGEISTDKGLSFLEMKYHMLLSYLINLTYVVLRKCSGERIEGDSSIDRLIEIRTVLEKIRPIDHKLKYQIDKLVKTAVTGTINSDDPTNFKANPDAFDTNDEESDSDQGDADEGFKSTQSRKSNVYVPPKLAAVHYDGDETVADKIRKAGERVRRRAVSGAVLRELKEEYLDAPIEDTHGLGEKQTSLGRENKRKIEYEENYMTRLPVTKQEKHRRRQMTTVGTLGEEITSFGESSFVSAKKRKTQKKGKAKKSFKKKRHH
- the LOC117602422 gene encoding neuroguidin isoform X2 — protein: MMKMRAIDEMEQRDLPQAFRLLGEMNANVLQVNQLVDNMLIRVKNGEISTDKGLSFLEMKYHMLLSYLINLTYVVLRKCSGERIEGDSSIDRLIEIRTVLEKIRPIDHKLKYQIDKLVKTAVTGTINSDDPTNFKANPDAFDTNDEESDSDQGDADEGFKSTQSRKSNVYVPPKLAAVHYDGDETVADKIRKAGERVRRRAVSGAVLRELKEEYLDAPIEDTHGLGEKQTSLGRENKRKIEYEENYMTRLPVTKQEKHRRRQMTTVGTLGEEITSFGESSFVSAKKRKTQKKGKAKKSFKKKRHH